The Clostridia bacterium DNA segment GGCCGCCGTCGAGCCGGACACGGTGTCGGTCACGTACCGCGCCTCGGCCGACGTGGCGGACAGCCTGAGCGACCAGAGCTTCACCGCCTTTGTCGACTTGCGGAACGCCGTCGGCGGCCGGCTGGCGTTCAACGTGGACGTGGCCGTGCCGCCCGGCGTGCAGCTCGTCAGCGTCACGCCCTCAAGGGTGACCGTGACGCTCGTGCCATTGGAGGCGCGCACCTTCCCCGTCAAGGTCGAGCTGCGGGGCCGCGCGCCCGAGGGGTACCAGGCGCTCGCCCCGGCCGTCGACCCGTCTCAGGTGGTCGTGCGCGGCACGCGGGACCGCGTGCAGCAGGTGGCCGCGGTGGTGGCGGCCGTCGACGTCACGGGCCGCACGGCGGACGTGGAGGAAGCCGTGCCTCTGCGCGCCGTCGACGCGCGCGGCGAAGCCGTGCCGGACGTGACGTTGCAGCCGTCCGCGGCGAGGGTGACCGTGCCGGTCGAGCAGTGGACCTCCAAGGACGTGCCGGTCGTGCCGGTCCTCGTGGGCACGCCGGGGGACGGGTATCGCATCGAGAGCATCGCCGTGGACCCCGGCACGGTGTCGCTGAGCGGCAGCCGCGGGCGCCTGGACGGCGTGGACCGCGTGATGACGGCGCCCGTCGACATCTCGGGCGCGACGGCGACCGTGACGGCCACGGCCGACGTGCACCCGCCGGACGGCACCACCGTCCAGCCGCAGAAGGTGCAGGTCACCGTGAACATCGTGAAGGGACCGTGATCGGTGAATCGATTGTTCGGAACGGACGGCGTGCGCGGGCGCGCCAACGTGGAGCTGACGCCGGAGCTGGCGCTGGCCCTGGGCCGCGCCGCCGCGGAAGTGCTGGGCGGGGGGCGCGCCGCGCGGCCGCGGTTCGTGATCGGGCGGGACACGCGCGCGTCCGGCCCCATGCTGGAGCACGCGCTGGTGGCCGGGCTGCTGTCCGCGGGCGCGGACGTCACGCTCCTGGGCGTCGTCTCGACCCCGGGCGTCGCCTACCTGACGCCCGCGCTGGGCGCGGACGCCGGCATCGTCATCTCCGCGTCGCACAATCCGGCGGAGTACAACGGCATCAAGATCATCGACGGCACGGGCCGCAAGCTGCCTGACGACGTGGAGGACCGCATCGAGGCGGCCATGCGGCGGGACGCGCGCCCGGGCGCCGCGTCCGGGCCGACCGCGATCGGCGCGGTGGGGCGGGACGAGGCGTCCGTCGCGCGTTACGTCGACCATCTCGTGGCGACGGTCGACGTGCCGGTCGGCCGCCGGAAGGTCGTGCTGGACTGCGGCCACGGCGCGGCCGTCCGCACGGCGCCGGACGCGTTCCGCAAGCTCGGAGTGGACGTCGTCGTGCTCAACGATCGCCCCGACGGGTGGAACATCAACGACGGCTGCGGCTCGCAGCACCCGGAGGGCCTGGCGCGCGCGGTCGTGGAGCAGGGCGCGTTCGCCGGCTTCGCCTTCGACGGCGACGCGGACCGCTGCATCGCCGTCGACGAGCGCGGCCAGGTGATCGACGGGGACGGGATCCTGGCCATGCTGGCGCTCGACCTGAAGGCCCGCGGACGGCTTCCGGGGGACACGGTCGTCGCCACGGTCATGAGCAATCTGGGTCTGGAGCGCGCCCTGCAGAAGGCCGGGATCCGGCTCTTGCGCACCCAGGTGGGGGACCGTTACGTTCTTGAGGGAATGCTCGGCTGCGGCAGCCGCCTTGGCGGCGAGCAATCCGGGCACGTGATTCTGCTGGACCACGCGACGACCGGCGACGGCGTCCTCACCGCGCTTCAGGTGCTGGCCGTCGCGGTGCGGCGGGGCCGGGAGCTCTCGGAGCTCGCGGGCGTCGTCGAGCGCCTGCCGCAGGCGCAGCGCAACGTGCGCATCCCGGGAGGCACAAAACCCGCGCCCGAATCCTATGCTGATGCTGTCCGCGCGGCGGAGGCCCGCCTCGCGGGGCGCGGGCGGGTTGTGGTCAGGCCCTCGGGCACGGAACCTGTCGTCCGGATCCTCGTCGAAGGAGAGGACGCGAAGGAGGTGGAAACGACGGCGGCATTCCTGGAGAACGCGATCGCTGAGGCCGCCGCGCGCACGGCCGTCGAGGAATGACGTCGCCCCTGGCAGGCGATCCTACGCTCACCCTGGGAACACGAGACGAAGCGCCTGGACTCGCGCGGCGCGCCCGCGCGAGTTGACGAGGAGAGGGTTCATCGAACGCATCGGCGGGTGCCCTCCGGCCGGCCACGGCCGCAGCCGCCTCCGAAATCCGGCGAGCGATCGCCGGGACAAAGGGGACGGCGGTGGTGCAAGGTTCCCCCTTGCCTTTCCAGGGTGAACGGTACGGATCCTTCGTTTTTGCACCCAACCCTGGAAAGGATGACCCTTCATGTGTGGCATCGTCGGTTACGTGGGGCGCCGAGCGCCCCTGGACGTGCTCATCCCCGGACTGCGTCGCCTGGAGTACCGCGGTTACGATTCCGCCGGCGTCGGCGTGGTGACGGACGGCCGCGTGGCCGTGGTGAAGAAGGAGGGGCCGCTCCAGCGCCTTGAGACGGCCCTCGCAGGCAGCGGCCTCGCCGACGCCACGGCGGCCGCGGGCGGCGTGTGCACCGGGCTCGGACATACACGCTGGGCCACGCACGGCCGCCCGAGCGACGAGAACGCCCACCCGCACACGAACGAGGACGGCACGCTGGCCGTCGTGCACAACGGCATCATCGAGAACGACGCCGAGCTCCGCCGGGAGCTGCAGGCGCGCGGCCACGTCTTCCGCTCGGAGACCGACACGGAGGTCGTCGCGCACCTCGTCGAGGAGTACTACGGCCCCGGCGGCGAGGCGTCCGGAGACCTTGCGGCGGCGGTGCGCCTCGCGCTGCGTCGCCTTAAGGGCGCCTACGCGTTCGTCATCATCAGCGCGCGGGAACCGGGCCGCATCGTCGTGGTGCGCCAGTCCAGCCCGCTCATCATCGGCATCGGCGACGGGGAGACGTTCGCCGCGTCCGGCATCCCGGCGCTCCTGCCCTACACGCGGCGGATGATCGCCCTGGAGGACGGCGAGATGGCCGATCTGCGCCCCGACCGCGTCGTCATCACCAAGTTCGACGGCACGCCGGTGCGGCACGAGCCGTTCACGGTGGACTGGGACGAGGAGCAGGCGGAAAAGGGCGGTTACCGCGACTTCATGTTGAAGGAGATCCACGAGCAGCCGGAAGCGTGGGAAAACACCCTCCGGCGCCGCCTGCGCGAGGACGGGACGGTCGACGTCTCGGACACCGGGCTCGCGGGCGTTGCGTCTTCCGGTTTCGAGCGCATCGCGATCGTGGCCTGCGGCACGGCGTACCACTCGGGCGTGGTCGGCAAGACGCTGTTCGAGCGCTGGGCGCGCATCCCCGTGGAGGTGGACCTGGCGTCCGAGTTCCGCTACCGCGATCCGCTGGTGGGACCGGACACGCTGACGATCGTGATCTCCCAGTCGGGCGAGACGGCCGACACGCTCGCGGCCATGCGCGAGGCGCGCGAGCGCGGCTCGAAGACCCTGGCCATCGTGAACGTGGTCGGCTCCACCATCGCGCGCGAGGCGGATTCCGTGTTCTACACGCACGCAGGACCGGAGATCGCCGTGGCCTCGACGAAGGCGTACACCACGCAGTTGCTCGCGCTCTCGCTGCTGGCGCTTTCCTTCGCCCGCGAGCGCGGCCCGCTGGACGACGCC contains these protein-coding regions:
- the glmS gene encoding glutamine--fructose-6-phosphate transaminase (isomerizing) → MCGIVGYVGRRAPLDVLIPGLRRLEYRGYDSAGVGVVTDGRVAVVKKEGPLQRLETALAGSGLADATAAAGGVCTGLGHTRWATHGRPSDENAHPHTNEDGTLAVVHNGIIENDAELRRELQARGHVFRSETDTEVVAHLVEEYYGPGGEASGDLAAAVRLALRRLKGAYAFVIISAREPGRIVVVRQSSPLIIGIGDGETFAASGIPALLPYTRRMIALEDGEMADLRPDRVVITKFDGTPVRHEPFTVDWDEEQAEKGGYRDFMLKEIHEQPEAWENTLRRRLREDGTVDVSDTGLAGVASSGFERIAIVACGTAYHSGVVGKTLFERWARIPVEVDLASEFRYRDPLVGPDTLTIVISQSGETADTLAAMREARERGSKTLAIVNVVGSTIAREADSVFYTHAGPEIAVASTKAYTTQLLALSLLALSFARERGPLDDAHARALGRELLRLPALAREALATEAAVEQYARRLAKHEDVFFIGRGLDYAAAMEAQLKLKEISYIHAEAYAAGELKHGTLALVTDGVPVVAIATQAPLLDKTISNIREVQARGAWVIGVATQGEGLVGGAGVPGAPATAPDGTAAADWAPTQAAVASVAGDVIAVPATHPYLQPALVAIPLQLLAYYAAVALGHNVDKPRNLAKSVTVE
- a CDS encoding phosphoglucosamine mutase → MNRLFGTDGVRGRANVELTPELALALGRAAAEVLGGGRAARPRFVIGRDTRASGPMLEHALVAGLLSAGADVTLLGVVSTPGVAYLTPALGADAGIVISASHNPAEYNGIKIIDGTGRKLPDDVEDRIEAAMRRDARPGAASGPTAIGAVGRDEASVARYVDHLVATVDVPVGRRKVVLDCGHGAAVRTAPDAFRKLGVDVVVLNDRPDGWNINDGCGSQHPEGLARAVVEQGAFAGFAFDGDADRCIAVDERGQVIDGDGILAMLALDLKARGRLPGDTVVATVMSNLGLERALQKAGIRLLRTQVGDRYVLEGMLGCGSRLGGEQSGHVILLDHATTGDGVLTALQVLAVAVRRGRELSELAGVVERLPQAQRNVRIPGGTKPAPESYADAVRAAEARLAGRGRVVVRPSGTEPVVRILVEGEDAKEVETTAAFLENAIAEAAARTAVEE